A segment of the Alphaproteobacteria bacterium genome:
GAGCACGTTCTCGGCTCACACCACGACGACATCCTGATAGGGGACACGGGCGACAACGCGATAGCTGGAGCCCAAGGCGACGACGATCTCTATGGTGGCGATGGCGACGACACGCTGCACGGCGGCGAATTCAATGGCGATCCAGTTACCAACTGCGGTCTAGGAATATGGTTCAACGGATGGTTTGAAGGATCGGGCGACGACACTCTCTGGGGTGGAAAGGGCGACGACACGCTCTATGGCGCCGACGGTAACGACCACCTTTATGGTGGCAGCAGCGACGACAAGCTCTATGGCCATACCGGCAGCGATCATCTCTATGGCGGCGCCGGCAACGATCTGCTGAAAGGCCAGTCCTCTGTCGACGAACTCTATGGCGGCAGTGGCGACGACAAGCTCTATGGCGACTGGGGCTGGGCAAGTCCTGGCAACTGGGGCTTTGCGGAACAGACTTTTCCGACCGGGCAAGAAGAGTGCGTGCCCATTCCCCCGGAGCATTGGCCCGATGCGCCGCCGTGCGGATGGGCACCAGATGGCGCCCCGGACTTTCTGGACGGCGGTCCTGGCAACGACTACCTCTCCGGTGGATGGAGGCAAGATCGGCTGTACGGTCGCAGCGGCAACGATTTTCTCGATGGTGGCACGGGAACAGACTTTCTCTCCGGCGGTCAGGGCGACGACGTACTGGTCGGCGGCCAACCAAATAAGTGGAACTGCTCCGATGCTAGCGACTTTCTCTTCGGTGACGCCGGCCGCGATACCCTCTATGGCGGCGGCGAGGCGGACTATCTCTTTGGCGGCGATGGCGGCGATGAGATTTGGGGCGGAACCGTCAACACCGCGGGAGACGAATACCACGGGCCTAGCGGCAATGACTGGCTGGTTGGTGGCCGCGGCGATGACTGGCTCAATGGTGGTGATGGCAACGACCGGCTATACGGCGGTCTTCTGCCTAGTTGGCATAAGAGCTTGGTCTACAGCATGGCGCCATGTGACCAATACTTTTTTGCGACGAAGGGAATTTTGACCTGGGCCACCGAATTCTGGCTCAAAACTCCCCAAGGCCAGTGGTGGAGCAATAGCACCGACCCGCAAACTATCGAGTTGCTCGAATCCGTAGAGGCGGGCGAGATGGGGCTTTCCAACTTCGGCTACGATTTCTTTTCCAAGCTAAAGGATGAAACTCAGCAGTACGAGTACGCCCTCAACGCTGATACTGGCACCTACGTAATCGAGACGAGCGATGAGTTGGATGGCGACGACACCCTCCTTGGCGGCACCGGCAACGACACCCTCTATGGCGGCAGCGGCAATGACGATCTCCATGGCGGCGCCGACGACGACACCCTCTATGGCGGCAGCGGCAGCGACTATCTCTATGGTAGCGATGGCAACGATTTTCTAAGGGGCGAGGCGGGTGCGGATATACTCGACGGCGGCGCGGATTTCGATGCCGCGTCGTATCTTTGGTCGCCCTCTGGGGTCACGGTTAACCTCACAAACGGGACCGGGTTCGGTGGTGACGCAGAGGGGGACACACTGATCAACATCGAGGAATTCTTCGGCTCGGCCCACGACGACTTTCTGTTCGGGGACGCAGGCGACAATATTCTCCATGGCGGCGGCGGCGATGACTGGTTGGTCGGAGGCGCGGGTGCAGATGTGCTCTATGGCAACGGCGGTACCGACGCCGCGTCGTATCTAGGTTCAGCCTCCGGGGTCAAGGTCGAGCTCTCAGGGACCGGGTTCGGTGGTGACGCAGAGGGGGACATACTGAACACCATCGAGAACCTCATCGGCTCGGACCACGACGACAGCCTGCTAGGGGACGAGGGTAGCAACCGTCTCGAAGGCCGCATCGGCGACGACACCCTGCTTGGCGGCGACGGCAACGATCGGTTAATCGGCGGCGTGGGTGCAGATGTGCTCGATGGCGGCATCGGCAATGACCTGTTCGTGTTCGCCGACGGCGACGGTCAAGACACGATCTACGGCTTCGTCACGGGCGCGCAAAGCGATGATGTCATAGATCTCTCCAGCCACTCAGGTGCGAATGACTTCGGCGATATCGTCGCGACCCAGGTCGGGTCCGATACCTTGATCAACCTCGGTGCCGATTCGATCACGCTCATCGGCGTCAGCGCCGACGATCTACACGCCAGCGATTTCGGTTTTGCGTAGGCGTTGTCGCGGCCGTGGCCGCGGCTCTTAGGGAAATCGGCGTCTCGCCACCCTAATAAGACTGCTTTGTGACAGCCGTCACTCCTCCATCACGCCTTTTGGCATATCTACTGGTTGGTCAAGACAACAAGGCGCCGCACGGGGCGGTGTCAGAATGTTCTACAATACGAGTGACACTATGATTAAATCGGCAAACCCAATTCTGAAACAAGCGTTGTCGGCATGCTACAGCGGGTTCGCGGCGGTGGTCGTATTCAGCCTGTTCATCAACGTCCTCATGCTGACAGCGCCATTGTACATGCTTCAAATCTTCGACCGAGTGATTGCAGCTAGGAGCGAAGATACGCTGCTGTACCTGACGCTGATCGCGGGGGTCGCACTACTGACGCTGGCGGCGCTCGAGATGAGCCGCACGCGGATTATGGTGGGTTTGGGCACGTGGCTCGATCAACGCCTCAGTGGTACGGTGCTGGAGGGCAGTATCGGGAAGAGCGTGGCGGCAGCCGGTACACCATCGATCCAAGGGTTGCGCGATTTGTCCACTATTCGCACATTCCTGACCGGCTCTGAGATGTTCCCAATTCTAGACTCTCCATGGACGCCCATTTTCATCGCCGCGATCTTCATGATGCACCCGATTCTTGGTTGGCTATCACTCGGCGGCGCAATCGTCTTGTTTGGGCTCGCTATCGCCAACGATTTGGCAACACGGAATCTGCTGCGTCGCTCTGGTGGCGCCTCGTTCACGGCGCTGCGCCAGGCTGAGTCGGCAGTGCGCAACGCGCACGTGATCGAAGCAATGGGGATGATGCCCAACCTGGTCGGACGTTGGCACGCCAAGAACACCGAAATGCTCGACCTCCAGGCACGAGCGAGCAGGCGCGCAGGCGCTATCACGGCGACGTCGAAGTTCATCCGCCAGTGCCTACAAATCAGCGTCCTAGGGACCGGCGCGTGGCTGATGCTGGGAGGCGAGATCACCGCAGGCATAATGATTGCCAGCTCTATCCTGATGGCGCGCGCGTTGGCGCCGATCGAGCAAGCAATCGGGTCATGGAGGTCGGCGATCGCCGCACGCGGCGCTTACGAGCGGGTGCGCGATCAGCTGGCCACGACACGGGTACGCGGAGCCAAGATAACGCTGCCACGCCCAGAGGGACGCCTCAAGGTCGAGGGGGTGACGTTCTTCCACCCGGATGGAGTGGCACCCACACTCGGGGGTGTCTCGTTCGAGCTTGAGCCGGGCGAAGCTTTAGGTCTAGTGGGGTCGACGGCAGCAGGTAAGTCGACGCTGGCGGCCTTGTTGGTCGGGATCGCCAAGCCGCGCCTCGGCCACGTCCGGCTCGACGGAGCGGACATGGCTGACTGGGCGGCCGAGGACCTCGGGCGTCACATCGGCTATTTACCGCAGGACATCGAGCTTTTCGCCGGCACGGTGCGCGATAACATCGCGCGTATGGGCGAGGCGGACCCGGAATCGGTGATCTCGGCGGCCCAGCTCGCAGGTGTCCACGAATTGATCCTGCAGTTGCCGTCGGGCTACGAGACGGAAATCGGCGAAGCCGGAGCCGTGCTATCGGGTGGCCAGCGCCAGCGTATCGCGCTCGCGCGCGCTGTATTCGGCCATCCGCGTTTTGTGGTGCTGGACGAGCCCAACGCTAGCCTAGACGCGGCCGGTGAGGAAGCATTGATCAACGCAATTGCTGCGCTGAAGAAGCGCGGTGCGACGGTGGTCGTGATTGCCCACCGTCCTAGTATTCTGCGCCATGTCGACAAGGCGCTGGTGCTGAGAGCGGGCGCCGTCGAGGCGTTTGGTCCGCCAAGCCAAGTGCTGTCGACGGTCACCCGCGCTCAGCCTGCTACGAGCGCACAGGGAGCATAAGATGTCGGATGTTTTACGAAAGACCGGTTTGCCCGTCGATCAGGGAACAGGCGTTAGGGGAGCAATCCTAGCGGGATCGGCCATCATCGCTTTGTTCTTTGGTGGCCTCGGGATATGGGCGGCGGTGGCACCACTCGAGAGTGCAGCAATTGCACCAGGTTCGGTGTCGGTAGACACTAACCGAAAAACGATCCAGCACCTTGAAGGAGGCATCGTTGGCACGATCTTGGTTCGCGACGGGGAGGTCGTGCGACAGGGGCAGGTGCTAATCCGACTCGATGTGACTAGCCCGCTTGCGACCCTGGATTTACTAAAGGACCGCCGTCTCGCAGCGCAAGCGCTGAAAGCGCGCTTAATTGCAGAACGCGATGGCAGAGCCGAAATCCAGTTCCCAGATAATTTAATGAAACAGATCAGCGAACCCAAAGTGAAAGAAACTTTGGACGGCCAGATCAACATCTTCCAGGCGAGACTAAGAGCGAGCGCGGGCCAGATTAAGATCCAAGAGCAGCGCATCGCACAGATCTTGGAGGTGATCGTGGGGTTACAGGGTCAAATCCGTGCCGAGGACACGCAGCAGAACCTAATCGAGAGCGAGATCACCGATGTGAAGATGCTGTTCGACAAGGGGCTTGTAAGGAAGCCGCGGCTATTGGAGCTGCAGCGCCGTTTCGCCGAGATAGAAGGCAACCGAAATCTCCACCAGGCTGAGATCGCACGCGCCAGGGAGAGAATTGGCGAGGCCCAAACCCAGATCACCGAAATCCGAACGAACTTGCTGAACGAGGTGGCGATCGAGCTACGCCAGGTGCAGACCGAGCTGTTCGACCTCGCCGAGCGTATCCGGACGGCAGATGATGTGCTGGGGCGAACCGACATCCGGGCGCCACTTTCCGGCACGGTCGTCGATCTCCAGGTCCACACGCGGGGTGGCGTGATCGCGCCGGGCGCGGCGCTGATGGACATTGTGCCGTCAAACGAGAAGCTGGTGATCGAGGCCAATGTAGATCCGATCGACATAGACGTGGTGTACCCCGGTCTCGAAGCGCAGGTCATGCTAACAGCGTTCTCTATGCGGAACGCTAAGCCTCTCAAGGGTCTGGTTACATCGGTTTCGGCCGACCGGCTAATCGACGAGCGCACGGGTCAAGCATACTACCGGGCGCGTATTGAGTTGACCGAGGATCCGGCCAAGGCATTTGAAGGGGCAACGCTCTATCCCGGCATGCCGGCCGAGGTCATGATAATCACCGGTGCACGCACAGCACTCGGCTACATCTTCAAGCCGATCTCAACCAGCTTTAATAGGGCCTTCCGGGAGCAGTAGCGCGTTTTGAATACGATGAAAGCAACCAGGGGACACCGAGTTCTGACCAATTCGGTATCCTCAGGAAATTCCGGAGTCATAGCTCAAGTCACAAGGTTTCTATCAACTTGCGCATGTCTTCGCCGATCTTACGCAAGGCCGCCTGGTAGATAAAACGATCCCATCCGATGCAGAAGTGGCGTACTCCGAGGTCAATATACCGCTTTGCTTGCTCGACCGTACCGATTTCAATGCGTGGCGCCACGCCGAATTCCAGCGACTTGGCTATCACTAATTCCTCAAATGGTTTGACCTCTGGAGTTCCCATCATCCCTGGCTGGCCACGCGAAAAGCCGAAGTCGCCTGCGCCCCATTGAGTCATATCGGCACCCTTCTCGCGCGCCATGGCCAACACCTCGTCGATGTTCTGCACGGCCATGTCCTTCTCGATCATGATCAGGAACAGCACCGCCGCCAGCGCATTGGTATAGGCGTTAGGCTGATAGCTGGAGAGAGCTGGCCGACGCAGCTTGAGGCCCATATGGCCGCCAATATCCGGCGTGTCCGCCCGTATGTAGCGGTGGCAGGTGGCAACGTCTTCAGCACTGCGAATATCAGTGAATAGGATAGCCTGAAAGCCGGCGCCGAGCGCGGCCTGAGCCCAAAAGCCCTGTGCCTCCTGGTCGAGCTTTATCATCAGCGGCAGGTTCGCACACTGACCGGCCCGCGCCATGTGATAGAGCGTCTGCATGTCGAATACAGAATATTCGGCACAGTATTCGCCGTAGTCAAACAGCTCAGAATCGCCGATGATTTCTGGAATATCAGGATCGTTGGAAAGGAAATGTGTTCCCATCGTCGGCTCATTGTTATCGAGCTTCTGACGTATTGTGTTAGGTAGCATCATCACCGGATCTCCTTTTCAACATTGCCTCTACTTCGGCACGCCGCGGGATCGGGGCAACCGCACCATATCCCGTGGTCGACAGGGCAGCCGCCGCATTGGCATAGCTCGCCGCAGCCAGGCTGTCCGCTCCCCGCACTGTCTCCGCAAGAAAGGCGCCGTCGAAGGTATCGCCGGCGCCGGATGCATCCACCGCAACGACGGTGCGGCTCGGCAAGTGTCGGCCCCCCTCACCCGTCGCCAGCAGAGCACCGTCCGCACCCATTTTCACCACGACGGTGCTGACCTCCAGGCCGAGATAGAACGCGGCGATGGCCTCGGCGGAACCGGCGCCGGTAAGTTGGCGGCCTTCCTCGAGATTGGTTAGCACGTAGTCCGCTCCGGCAAGGGCTGCGTGGATGACGGTACGGGCACGCGCCAGAGGCCACAGGGACAGGCGCAAATTAGGATCGTAAGAGACCCGCGTCCCGGCCGCCTGCGCGATCTCGATGGCGCGGAAGACCGTATCGCGGGCGCTTTCGCTGATCGCCTGGCTGATACCGGAAACATGCAGGATACTGGCCCCGGCGATGAGGCTGTGCGGCAAATCCTCAGACCCCATGCGGCTCGCCGCCGAGCCCATTCGCAGATAAGTGAAGCGATGGCCATCTGAGCCGTGGTTAATGAAATAGACCGCGGTATGCGCCGTCTCGTCACGCTTGACACCAGTGGTGTCGATCCCTTCGCACTGCCACAGGTCGATGAACGAGTCGCCGAAGGTGTCCGTGCCGAGTGCCGTGATATAGCCGACGGTCGCCCCCTGCCGGGCCGCTGCGATGGCGCAGTTGGAGGTATCACCGCCATGCCCTGCCAGGTAGTGGCCAGGCGGTCCATCGGGAAGCTGGCTAAACTCGGCCATCGGCTCACCAAGACAAACAATGGCGGGTGTCCCGCTCACGGCAGCCTGGCGAGCAGGTCGCGGGCTGCCGCCATCATGTCATCGCGCGCCCCTGCCGTGAGCTTGCCACCAACACCGACAAAGGCCGCCCCGGCCGCCAGCCAATCGGCGATATCCTCCGCACCGATGCCACCGGTCGGCACCATCTGGATTTTCGGAAAGACAGACCGTAGGGCCTTGAAGTGCGAGAGCCCAACGGTCGAGGCCGGAAAGATCTTGACCGCGTCCGCACCCGCATCTAGCGCTGCCTTAACCTCGCTCGGCGTCAAGGCACCCAACAGGCAGGCCGCGCCACGCATATGGCACAAGGCCGGCAACTCCGGCACGACGCAGGGTGAAACCAGAAAGCGCGCGCCGGCGTCAAGGCAGCGTTCCGCATCAGCGACATTCATGACCGTGCCGGCGCCGACCAGTGTCTCACCGCGCTTGGTTAACTGCTCGATTAGGCCCACCGCGCCGGGCACTGTAAGGGTTATCTCGAACACCGACAGCCCAGCCTCGGCCAGCCAGCCCACCGCTCTAGCCGTCGCTTCGGTGCTCGACAGGCGTAGGACAGGAACCAGCCGCGCCTCGCCGAGCGCGAACAGCACTTCTTCGGGTGTCGTCAGAACGCGGCCTGATAGATCTCGAGCGCGTCGTCGTAGCCGACCTCGCGCGGATTGTTGACCAGCAGGCGCTGCTGCTTCATGGCGTCCTCGGCCATCATTGGCAATTGGTTGTGGCTGATGCCCACGTCACGCAAGCAACTTTCGATGGCCAGATCATTAATTAGGATCTCGAAGCCCGCAGCGAGACGCTCGGTCATGGCATCGCCGCTAGCCTCAATGCCAGGAATGGCAATGCCAGCGATCTCGGCATACTGACTTTCAGCGACCGGGGCGTTGAAGCGCAGTACATGCGGCAACACGAGCGAGTTGGAGAGCCCGTGCGGCACGTGGAAATGCCCGCCGATGGGATAGGCCAATGCGTGCACCGCCGCGCACGGTGCGTTGGCGAACGACATGCCGGCGAGCAGTGAGCCGAGCAGCATGGCGGCACGCGCCTCCCGATTGCCGCCATCCTCGCAGGCTGTGCGGATATTGCTGCCGAGCAGCGACAACGCCTCACGCGCGAGAGCATTCGATACGGGGTTCTTCTTGAACTTAGTGGTATAGGCTTCGATGGCGTGCACCATGGCATCGATACCCGTGGCGGCCGTCACCTTGGACGGCAGGCCTAGGGTAAGGTCCGCATCCAGCATGGCATAGTCAGCGTAGAGAATGGGCGAGACAACCCCCATCTTGGTGGCCTCTCCCGTGGTGACGATGGCAATCGGCGTCACCTCTGAACCCGTCCCCGCCGTGGTAGGCACCTGAATTAGTGGTAACCGCTCACCGCGCGCATTATTCACACCATAAGCTTCTGACAAGGGCTGGTCCGAGCGAGCCAGGAAAGACGCAAGCTTGGCCGTATCCATGGAGCTGCCACCGCCGAAGCCGATAACCGCCTCCGCCTCGCTTTCGCATGCCAGAGCGCCCGCTTCCAGCACCGAGGCTTCCGGCGGATCGGCCTCGACCTTATCGTAGAGCGTAACCGTCACACCGGCATCGTCGAGCCCCGACAGCATCGCCTCAAGCAGGCCAAGCCCCTTGATGCCCGGATCCGTCACCACCAGCACGCGCTCGGCACCGATCTCCTTGATCAGTTCGCCAATACGGGCGCTAGAACCCGGCTCCGCCCGAATGGTCTTGATGGTTTGAAACTGGAAGCCTTCCATGCCTCGCCTCTTGTATTCTTGCGCTCAGCCAGCGGCACGCCTGTTGAGATAGCCCATTTCGCTGTATGCCGCATTGCCAATCATGCGACCACGGAACGCATTCCAGCTTTCGAATACCCGTTGGCCGATTTCGGTCTTGGCGGCTGTCTCGCGCAACACATCCTCGGCATTGGAAAGCATCAGAGAGATTACCTCGTCCGGGAAGTGGCGCACGTCCACATCATGCTTCTCGATCAAGGTTTGCAATGCCGTTGCGTTGAAGGCGGTGGTCTCAAAAATCATGCGGCCGTTGTCTTCGGCCGCCGCAGCCTGGACCATGGCCTTCAGGTCGTTCGGTAGTTCTTCGTAGGCCTCGTTGTTCACGAGCAGCGAGATCGCTGGTCCTGGCTCGTGAATGCCGGGGCCGTAATAGTACGGCGCCACCTTGTAGAGACCGAGCGCGAGATCGATGTACGGTCCGGCCCACTCGGTTGCATCGATAGCGCCGGACTGCAATGCCGGCAGCACCTCAGAGCCTGGCATATTGACTGTGATCACGCCGAGACGGCTGAATACCTCGGCACCTAGGCCCGGAATGCGCATGCGCAAGCCGTCGAGGTCGGCCGGTGAATTGATCTCGCGGCGAAACCAGCCGCCCATATTGGGACAGCCCGAGCCGGCAAGAAACGCGCGTACGCCGAAATCCGCATTGAGCTCGTCCCATAAGGCTTGGCCGCCGCCGCTAGTAATCCAGGCGCAATGCTCCTGTGGCGTCAGACCGGCCGGAACTGAGCAGAAAAAGGGGATCGCGGAGTGTTTAGCGATCCAGTAATAGGGCGCGTCATGCCCCGCCTCGGCTATGCCCTCGCGCACGGCATCGAAGACCTCGAAGGCGGGCACCAACTCGCCTGCGGCATAGAGCTTGATCGTCAGACGGCCGCCAGACATCTCGCCAATGCGATCGCAGAGGCGCTGGGCACCGACACCGATAGCCGGCATGTTGCGCGGCCAACAGGTCACCATCTTCCACTGGATGCGGCCTTGAGCAATGGCTGGCGCAGCTAATGGTGACGCCGCCGTGGCAGCGGATCCCACTGCGGCCCCTTTGATGAATGTGCGGCGCTTCATGGCGTGTTCCTCCCTGCTGGCTGCGGTCCCCGCAGACCTGCGATCAGTGATTGCGAAGAGACATCAGATTGGCGACGGCGTTGTCGACCTCCTTGCTGGTCAGCA
Coding sequences within it:
- a CDS encoding aldolase/citrate lyase family protein; the protein is MMLPNTIRQKLDNNEPTMGTHFLSNDPDIPEIIGDSELFDYGEYCAEYSVFDMQTLYHMARAGQCANLPLMIKLDQEAQGFWAQAALGAGFQAILFTDIRSAEDVATCHRYIRADTPDIGGHMGLKLRRPALSSYQPNAYTNALAAVLFLIMIEKDMAVQNIDEVLAMAREKGADMTQWGAGDFGFSRGQPGMMGTPEVKPFEELVIAKSLEFGVAPRIEIGTVEQAKRYIDLGVRHFCIGWDRFIYQAALRKIGEDMRKLIETL
- a CDS encoding sugar kinase; the encoded protein is MSGTPAIVCLGEPMAEFSQLPDGPPGHYLAGHGGDTSNCAIAAARQGATVGYITALGTDTFGDSFIDLWQCEGIDTTGVKRDETAHTAVYFINHGSDGHRFTYLRMGSAASRMGSEDLPHSLIAGASILHVSGISQAISESARDTVFRAIEIAQAAGTRVSYDPNLRLSLWPLARARTVIHAALAGADYVLTNLEEGRQLTGAGSAEAIAAFYLGLEVSTVVVKMGADGALLATGEGGRHLPSRTVVAVDASGAGDTFDGAFLAETVRGADSLAAASYANAAAALSTTGYGAVAPIPRRAEVEAMLKRRSGDDAT
- a CDS encoding type I secretion system permease/ATPase; its protein translation is MIKSANPILKQALSACYSGFAAVVVFSLFINVLMLTAPLYMLQIFDRVIAARSEDTLLYLTLIAGVALLTLAALEMSRTRIMVGLGTWLDQRLSGTVLEGSIGKSVAAAGTPSIQGLRDLSTIRTFLTGSEMFPILDSPWTPIFIAAIFMMHPILGWLSLGGAIVLFGLAIANDLATRNLLRRSGGASFTALRQAESAVRNAHVIEAMGMMPNLVGRWHAKNTEMLDLQARASRRAGAITATSKFIRQCLQISVLGTGAWLMLGGEITAGIMIASSILMARALAPIEQAIGSWRSAIAARGAYERVRDQLATTRVRGAKITLPRPEGRLKVEGVTFFHPDGVAPTLGGVSFELEPGEALGLVGSTAAGKSTLAALLVGIAKPRLGHVRLDGADMADWAAEDLGRHIGYLPQDIELFAGTVRDNIARMGEADPESVISAAQLAGVHELILQLPSGYETEIGEAGAVLSGGQRQRIALARAVFGHPRFVVLDEPNASLDAAGEEALINAIAALKKRGATVVVIAHRPSILRHVDKALVLRAGAVEAFGPPSQVLSTVTRAQPATSAQGA
- a CDS encoding calcium-binding protein, with protein sequence MYIKGTINSDVLHGTDESDRIRGLNRDDLLYGYLGNDLLFGGSGNDTLSGGAGADVLDGGADNDTASYLSSATGVMVNLTNGTGLGGDAEGDTLIDIENLIGSDRDDILIGDGGSNRLEGRGGDDTLLGRTGNDNLFGGDGDDQLYGGVGDDWLIGGAGADVLDGGADEDAVSYINSASGVKVRLSEGVGFGGDAEGDTLINIEHVLGSHHDDILIGDTGDNAIAGAQGDDDLYGGDGDDTLHGGEFNGDPVTNCGLGIWFNGWFEGSGDDTLWGGKGDDTLYGADGNDHLYGGSSDDKLYGHTGSDHLYGGAGNDLLKGQSSVDELYGGSGDDKLYGDWGWASPGNWGFAEQTFPTGQEECVPIPPEHWPDAPPCGWAPDGAPDFLDGGPGNDYLSGGWRQDRLYGRSGNDFLDGGTGTDFLSGGQGDDVLVGGQPNKWNCSDASDFLFGDAGRDTLYGGGEADYLFGGDGGDEIWGGTVNTAGDEYHGPSGNDWLVGGRGDDWLNGGDGNDRLYGGLLPSWHKSLVYSMAPCDQYFFATKGILTWATEFWLKTPQGQWWSNSTDPQTIELLESVEAGEMGLSNFGYDFFSKLKDETQQYEYALNADTGTYVIETSDELDGDDTLLGGTGNDTLYGGSGNDDLHGGADDDTLYGGSGSDYLYGSDGNDFLRGEAGADILDGGADFDAASYLWSPSGVTVNLTNGTGFGGDAEGDTLINIEEFFGSAHDDFLFGDAGDNILHGGGGDDWLVGGAGADVLYGNGGTDAASYLGSASGVKVELSGTGFGGDAEGDILNTIENLIGSDHDDSLLGDEGSNRLEGRIGDDTLLGGDGNDRLIGGVGADVLDGGIGNDLFVFADGDGQDTIYGFVTGAQSDDVIDLSSHSGANDFGDIVATQVGSDTLINLGADSITLIGVSADDLHASDFGFA
- the dctP gene encoding TRAP transporter substrate-binding protein DctP, coding for MKRRTFIKGAAVGSAATAASPLAAPAIAQGRIQWKMVTCWPRNMPAIGVGAQRLCDRIGEMSGGRLTIKLYAAGELVPAFEVFDAVREGIAEAGHDAPYYWIAKHSAIPFFCSVPAGLTPQEHCAWITSGGGQALWDELNADFGVRAFLAGSGCPNMGGWFRREINSPADLDGLRMRIPGLGAEVFSRLGVITVNMPGSEVLPALQSGAIDATEWAGPYIDLALGLYKVAPYYYGPGIHEPGPAISLLVNNEAYEELPNDLKAMVQAAAAEDNGRMIFETTAFNATALQTLIEKHDVDVRHFPDEVISLMLSNAEDVLRETAAKTEIGQRVFESWNAFRGRMIGNAAYSEMGYLNRRAAG
- a CDS encoding bifunctional 4-hydroxy-2-oxoglutarate aldolase/2-dehydro-3-deoxy-phosphogluconate aldolase, giving the protein MLFALGEARLVPVLRLSSTEATARAVGWLAEAGLSVFEITLTVPGAVGLIEQLTKRGETLVGAGTVMNVADAERCLDAGARFLVSPCVVPELPALCHMRGAACLLGALTPSEVKAALDAGADAVKIFPASTVGLSHFKALRSVFPKIQMVPTGGIGAEDIADWLAAGAAFVGVGGKLTAGARDDMMAAARDLLARLP
- a CDS encoding HlyD family type I secretion periplasmic adaptor subunit — translated: MSDVLRKTGLPVDQGTGVRGAILAGSAIIALFFGGLGIWAAVAPLESAAIAPGSVSVDTNRKTIQHLEGGIVGTILVRDGEVVRQGQVLIRLDVTSPLATLDLLKDRRLAAQALKARLIAERDGRAEIQFPDNLMKQISEPKVKETLDGQINIFQARLRASAGQIKIQEQRIAQILEVIVGLQGQIRAEDTQQNLIESEITDVKMLFDKGLVRKPRLLELQRRFAEIEGNRNLHQAEIARARERIGEAQTQITEIRTNLLNEVAIELRQVQTELFDLAERIRTADDVLGRTDIRAPLSGTVVDLQVHTRGGVIAPGAALMDIVPSNEKLVIEANVDPIDIDVVYPGLEAQVMLTAFSMRNAKPLKGLVTSVSADRLIDERTGQAYYRARIELTEDPAKAFEGATLYPGMPAEVMIITGARTALGYIFKPISTSFNRAFREQ
- a CDS encoding iron-containing alcohol dehydrogenase; protein product: MEGFQFQTIKTIRAEPGSSARIGELIKEIGAERVLVVTDPGIKGLGLLEAMLSGLDDAGVTVTLYDKVEADPPEASVLEAGALACESEAEAVIGFGGGSSMDTAKLASFLARSDQPLSEAYGVNNARGERLPLIQVPTTAGTGSEVTPIAIVTTGEATKMGVVSPILYADYAMLDADLTLGLPSKVTAATGIDAMVHAIEAYTTKFKKNPVSNALAREALSLLGSNIRTACEDGGNREARAAMLLGSLLAGMSFANAPCAAVHALAYPIGGHFHVPHGLSNSLVLPHVLRFNAPVAESQYAEIAGIAIPGIEASGDAMTERLAAGFEILINDLAIESCLRDVGISHNQLPMMAEDAMKQQRLLVNNPREVGYDDALEIYQAAF